From Clarias gariepinus isolate MV-2021 ecotype Netherlands chromosome 2, CGAR_prim_01v2, whole genome shotgun sequence, one genomic window encodes:
- the LOC128513288 gene encoding cilia- and flagella-associated protein 69-like: MSSSEARMKTSFRSSTGSRTHTHTPRVKLIKPLLTGKSPELTEASRHPDLPRVINLLQENTSSSLKERHISALKRVVKRCQNGYFLKDLSDVFQILNICAERSEEHPEYASMLRDLLHICRLPFLKEKTSDEVRYAAAVTDSLSQMGYLMRVSDAMVQEQICASIISLYTQDKVKHYGDGVCPTSLAYRREVIERSGLAETLLMSLALLEKQPAVKLQVLQALQILSRFSTVNCSLILKAEGAQKICFHMNEPDPSGQMLFRSTEILWNLLDNGSREEVTQQLSNMDCVMVLKEAFLHHLLNGFRHYDRQLRNDLLVITTLIAENPSAPLIESGFAKQLILFATLPQLKTHNPLTRNFKLTFCNEDFEMKKLLLNLLVVLSKDLAAVQLFKESRVMLALMLLIRPDSPESRHSGKVQRSWTAVQQEELQLQALASLATVAPLMLDEYMTCQANTCVLMLLDWCTQQGADTFFGQGQGFHGSGGRGGRKAQIRYCIRLLRCMTSLSNSVINQDLCDQGAISQLLGLLKKFQERKEEEDTVSVEIQTDVLVTLASLCEGDMHRKDLFGAEGVEVTIRYLKTDLARLYSGLGHNRLVLSAVDCVWTCIVGCYTTEDLFLEKEGVFLLLDIIQSSPRSMQGMVLATLLELCDNPKTLVHIEAWRGEKEITAPALLLQLWRKEEEEIGVKRDQHGRIADEKKPLLTMYQEQQPLESIPANSPSAAVVDVSENLRANIYAFYCRLGFEDLPGLSAEDSITLSTVSSYLDFKVAEVWDEVTAELELEGVRPVTPDAEALSSITKSGEDKAKHVSSLQQSIMERKEQEDLQQEKQAYEEIKLNRKQQELTAKAWEHHVAKISNYNILKESKMLQEKSIESSRPKEKPEGFIFHPTQIPGLQTTNFFGRVLTIDSTPPELTGGPLANTDLALERVPIQGGALRKVSTSNSDLELPNTVTVK, encoded by the exons ATGAGCTCCTCTGAGGCGCGGATGAAGACCTCTTTCAGATCCAGCACAGGCTCcaggactcacacacacactcccagagTGAAGCTCATCAAACCGCTACTCACAGGGAAGAGTCCGGAATTAACCGAG GCTTCGAGGCATCCTGATCTCCCCCGCGTTATAAACCTGCTTCAGGAAAATACATCA AGCTCCCTGAAAGAACGGCACATCTCGGCCTTGAAGCGAGTGGTGAAGAGATGCCAAAATGGCTAT TTCCTCAAAGACCTCTCGGACGTCTTTCAGATCTTAAACATCTGTGCGGAAAGATCAGAAGAACATCCTGAGTATGCCTCCATGCTGCGTGACCTCTTACACATATGCAG GCTTCCCTTCTTAAAGGAGAAGACATCTGATGAAGTGAGGTACGCTGCTGCTGTGACGGACTCACTCTCTCAGATGG GTTATCTGATGAGGGTGTCAGACGCGATGGTCCAAGAGCAAATCTGTGCTTCTATTATATCACTCTACACCCAGGACAAAGTAAAGCACTATGGAGATG GTGTGTGTCCGACGAGCCTGGCGTACAGGCGTGAGGTGATAGAGCGCAGCGGTCTGGCTGAAACTCTGCTCATGTCACTGGCTCTCCTGGAGAAGCAGCCGGCAGTCAAACTGCAGGTCCTACAGGCACTACAGATCCTCTCCAGGTTTTCTA CAGTGAACTGTAGTCTGATCCTGAAAGCAGAGGGAGCACAGAAGATCTGCTTCCACATGAACGAGCCGGATCCATCCGGACAGATGCTGTTCCGCTCCACCGAGATCCTGTGGAACCTTTTGGACAACGGGTCCAGAGAGGAAGTCACCCAGCAGCTCAGCAACATGGACTGCGTCAT GGTCCTAAAAGAGGCTTTCCTGCATCATCTTCTCAACGGCTTCCGACACTACGACCGCCAGCTTCGCAACGACCTTCTAGTAATTACGACCTTGATTGCAGAGAACCCCAGCGCCCCGCTGATT GAGAGCGGGTTTGCTAAGCAGCTCATCCTTTTCGCTACCCTTCCCCAGT TGAAGACGCATAACCCTCTGACCCGAAACTTCAAGCTGACCTTCTGTAATGAGGACTTTGAGATGAAGAAGCTGCTGCTGAACCTGCTTGTTGTCCTGTCCAAAGATCTAGCAGCTGTTCAG CTGTTTAAAGAAAGCCGCGTGATGCTGGCACTGATGCTGCTCATCCGGCCTGACTCCCCTGAGAGCAGGCACAGTGGGAAGGTCCAGCGCAGTTGGACGGCcgtccagcaggaggagctGCAGCTGCAGGCGTTGGCCTCTCTGGCCACAGTGGCGCCGCTCATGCTGGACGAGTACATGACTTGTCAGGCCAACACCTGCGTGCTCATGCTTCTGGACTGGTGCACACAGCAAG GAGCTGACACCTTCTTTGGCCAAGGTCAGGGTTTCCATGGCAGCGGAGGTCGAGGTGGGAGGAAGGCTCAGATACGATATTGCATACGTCTGCTCCGCTGCATGACCTCGCTTAGCAACAGCGTCATCAACCAGGACCTCTGTGACCAGGGAGCCATCAGCCAGCTTCTCG GGCTGCTGAAGAAATTCCAAGAGAGGAAGGAGGAAGAGGACACCGTGTCTGTGGAGATCCAGACTGACGTCCTGGTCACTCTAGCGAGCCTCTGTGAAGGAGACATGCACAGGAAG GATTTGTTCGGAGCAGAGGGCGTTGAGGTGACGATCAGATATCTGAAAACGGACCTGGCTCGGTTGTACAGCGGCCTGGGACACAACAGACTCGTTCTCTCCGCTGTGGATTGTGTGTG gACTTGCATTGTCGGTTGCTACACCACAGAGGATTTGTTTTTGGAAAAGGAGGGTGTGTTTCTCTTACTTGACATCATCCAG TCGAGCCCCAGGAGCATGCAGGGTATGGTGCTGGCAACGTTGCTGGAGCTCTGTGACAACCCCAAAACGCTGGTACACATTGAGGCCTGgaggggagagaaagagatcacGGCTCCGGCCCTGCTGCTGCAGCTCTggaggaaggaggaggaggagatcgGAGTCAAGAGAGACCAGCACGGCCGAATCGCTG ATGAGAAGAAGCCTCTTCTTACGATGTATCAGGAGCAGCAGCCGCTGGAGTCCATACCTGCAAACAGCCCGAGCGCCGCAGTTGTAGACGTCTCAGAAAACCTGCGTGCCAATATCTACGCTTTCTACTGCAGGCTAG GCTTTGAGGATCTGCCAGGTCTGAGTGCTGAAGACTCCATCACCTTGAGCACAGTGAGCAGTTACTTGGACTTCAAG gtagcCGAGGTGTGGGACGAGGTCACAGCTGAGCTGGAGCTGGAAGGTGTGAGACCCGTCACTCCGGATGCAGAGGCTCTCAGCAGCATCACCAAGTCAGGTGAAGACAAAGCCAAACACGTCTCCTCACTGCAGCAGAGCATTATGGAGCGGAAAGAGCAGGAGGACCTCCAACAGGAGAAACAAGCATATGAAGAG ATCAAGTTAAACCGCAAGCAGCAGGAGCTAACAGCCAAGGCCTGGGAGCATCACGTTGCTAAGATTTCCAACTACAACAtcttaaag GAGTCAAAGATGCTTCAGGAAAAATCTATCGAGTCGTCACGTCCAAAAGAGAAACCAGAGGGATTTATTTTTCACCCCACTCAGATCCCTGGCCTGCAGACTACT aaTTTCTTTGGTCGTGTACTGACGATCGACAGCACCCCTCCGGAGCTGACCGGGGGACCCCTGGCGAATACAGACCTCGCTCTAGAGAGGGTCCCTATTCAGGGCGGGGCTCTGAGGAAAGTGTCCACTTCCAACTCAGACCTGGAGCTTCCAAACACCGTCACTGTCAAATGA